The following proteins are co-located in the Elusimicrobiota bacterium genome:
- a CDS encoding cysteine desulfurase family protein: MEQIYLENQSNTKVDERVFNEMLPFLKENYGNAQSMHSLGAVSKDAVEKARGQAADLINSKPDEIYFTSCASESNNLAVKGVAEAYKQKGKHIIVSDIEHFSVLYSAKRLGQNNFEVTYLPVDRNGFVFPENVEKAIREDTILVSIQHANPEIGTIQHIEKISNICRAKGVLFHTDAVCSVGTIPVDVDKIGADLLTFSGSQFYGPKGAAALYLKKGIKIISQIDGGIQENGRRAGTENVPAIVGFGKACEIIKSEMAENNRRITALRDKLIFELPQKIEYIYLNGPVENRLPNNVNFSVEFIEGEGMFLLLDQKGIYVSSGSACASKSLKMSHVLTSIKVDTAIGQGSILMTLSKDNSYEQIEYVMSEFPAVVKKLRDMSPLYSYFLKTGTRHQAGPGTDYEHESEHDVNKE; encoded by the coding sequence ATGGAACAAATATATCTGGAAAATCAGTCAAATACGAAAGTTGACGAGCGTGTTTTTAACGAAATGCTCCCGTTTTTAAAAGAAAATTACGGTAACGCCCAAAGCATGCATTCATTGGGTGCGGTATCAAAAGATGCAGTAGAAAAAGCCCGTGGTCAGGCAGCTGATTTGATTAATTCAAAGCCTGATGAAATATATTTTACATCCTGTGCTTCGGAATCAAATAATTTGGCTGTAAAAGGTGTTGCAGAAGCATATAAGCAAAAAGGGAAACATATAATAGTTTCCGATATTGAACACTTTTCTGTTTTATATTCTGCGAAGCGTTTAGGTCAGAATAATTTTGAGGTTACATATTTACCCGTTGATAGAAACGGTTTTGTGTTTCCGGAAAATGTTGAAAAAGCGATTCGTGAAGATACAATACTTGTTTCAATACAGCATGCAAACCCGGAAATCGGTACAATTCAGCATATAGAAAAAATTTCAAATATTTGCCGTGCAAAAGGTGTTCTATTCCATACTGATGCTGTTTGCAGTGTTGGTACAATCCCTGTTGATGTTGACAAGATAGGTGCTGATTTATTAACTTTCTCCGGAAGCCAGTTTTACGGTCCCAAAGGAGCTGCCGCTCTGTATTTAAAGAAAGGTATAAAAATAATTTCGCAGATTGACGGCGGCATACAGGAAAATGGGCGTCGTGCAGGAACTGAAAACGTTCCGGCGATTGTCGGTTTTGGAAAAGCGTGCGAAATCATAAAAAGTGAGATGGCAGAAAATAACAGAAGAATTACTGCTTTAAGAGATAAATTGATTTTTGAATTACCCCAAAAAATAGAATATATTTATTTAAACGGACCGGTTGAAAATCGTTTACCCAATAATGTTAATTTTTCAGTTGAGTTTATTGAAGGCGAAGGGATGTTTTTATTATTGGACCAAAAAGGTATTTATGTGTCAAGCGGTTCTGCCTGTGCATCTAAATCGTTGAAAATGTCACACGTTTTAACATCTATAAAAGTTGACACTGCAATAGGACAAGGCTCCATTTTAATGACCCTTTCAAAAGATAACAGTTATGAGCAAATCGAGTATGTTATGTCGGAATTTCCGGCAGTAGTAAAAAAATTACGTGACATGTCTCCATTATACAGTTATTTTCTAAAAACAGGTACTAGACATCAGGCAGGTCCCGGTACCGACTACGAGCATGAATCCGAGCACGATGTAAATAAAGAATAA